The Myroides phaeus DNA segment ACCTACCGTAAGAATTCCATCAAATTTAAATAACAAATTAGAGATTTCTGGATTTATCTCTAATCTCAAAATCTCCCGAGTATTACTATTAAAAAATTCTGTAAAATCATCACCTATCACTAATGCTACAGATGGTCTTAGTTTTAAAACACTATTTATTTCCACAAATCAAACATTTAGGGTTTCTATTAATTTCTAAGTATTTAATTTCTAATTCTTCATTAAATAAAAGCTCCCCTCTACCATATTCCATAGAGTTATCTTTTTTAATAAAGAAATCTAATACTTTTAATACAGCATAGCTAATAGAGAATAAAGACATAGATGCTATTCCCCCAACTTCAAAGTTATCTATATCAGTTTGCTTTTTAGTTACAATTTCACTATTATATATTGGCTTCCAATTTTTTAGAGCTCCGGTAAAATAATGAGTATAACAATCAACACAAGGAGTCTTTCCTGGAATTATAAGTTCCCCTGTACTCATTAAATGAGCATCAAATCCACCTGTTACATATAAAGGTATATCATAGCGAAAACATTCTCTTCCAATCTTTAAACTAGTAATACCTATATAGGGTTCATCCATAGTATTAATTACAAATTTAGATTCTTGAATGAGATCAGAGATATCTGTATCATAATCTAAAATCATTTTAACCGCCTTACAATTAACACTTGAATCTATTTGATACAAATAACTTGATAGTGCATCTACTTTATCCTTACCTATATCTTTTTCATCAAAATAAAAATGTCTACTTATGGAATCCTGAGTAAGATAGTCTTTATCAACAAAGATAAAGTTTCGGACACCTGCCATTGCCAATTGGATAGCAATTCCACTACCAATAGCACCTACTCCAAAAATCAATACTACTTGCTCTTGTATGTTTTTTTGAACTTGAAAAGAACTTAACTCACTTATTGAATCAAAATAAAGAAGCTGCCTATCGTAACGTTCTTTATCAATTTCAGAAATTAAAAACTTATTTTTAGATTTTTCATTTAATGAAAAAATCAAACGTTCTTCTTTAAGATAAAGAATAAAACTGATTATATCTTCATCAAGTATTATATTATTCCTTTCACAGACCTCTTCTAAACTATATTTCTTATTAAATGTAGATATTAAATCAAAAACAAGAGGGGTAACACTAATAGCTACCCTTCTCTTGGTGTTAATGAAGTAAAATTCTAAGACATCTTCTCCTATTTTATAAACATCAACTGATGGATTTATATAATAAATATCTTTTATATTTACTTTTGTCATAATACTAATATTGTATTACACCTGCATTAATTGCTAAGAATTTTCCCCATTGCTCTACATTAGCAGGTTGAGCTTGTCTTGTACATACTCTTGTGCAACAATCACTTCTGCTTCCACTACAACCAGCACTATAAGCATTTTCTAAATTTTCTGTATCAGAAATTACTTTAAAGCTAAATTTTTTCTTTAATTCCATTTTTAAAATTCATTAGTTTATACAAAACAAAAATAACATAGTACTTTATAGAAGAAACAAAAAAATGGTGAAAGCCCCCTTTTTCTTAGTAAAGCAATCTATTGCTAATATCTACCTAAGAAAAAACTACTTTCTTTCACAATTTCGTCATTGCTTACCATAAATATTCATACAAAAAATTACCCCCTTGGGGATATTATACCTATCCTCATCTGTAAATATGTACCCTATTTTCATCATATTCTATAAAAAAAGCGTTATAGTATGTACTATAACGCTTTGGGTATTTTTATTTTTAGTATTTTATATAAGTAACATTATCGTGGTACTTAAACGTTTTTATCAAAAACAACTACTATTACAGAAGTATAATTATACAAAAAAACTAATGTTGTAAACTATACTATTGGAGCGATAACTTTTTTAAAACGTGTGTATAAAATTATCTAACGATCTTTCTATACTCGATTACTTTAGATATTTTTCAATTTTTTATAAGCACGAATTAATTCTTTTAGCTGACGATTTGATGTAACATCAAGATCCTTATCAGATAAAAAATGCTTAAACTTGAAATTACTTTTGTAGTTTTTCAGAATAATTTCTTGATCAATAATTAAAAGTTCATTTCTTAAGTGTTGTTTTTCAACTTCTAAGGAACTAAGTAATTCGAATTTATCACCAAAATCTCTTCTAAAAGTTGTGGTATTAAAAGGAATTGAATTTAAAATTTGCATTTGTTTTTTTGATTTTTGGTCTAAACCTCCAATGATTTTAATTGCAATTGCCTCTACTTCATTTTTTGATAATAGATCTAAATTTTTAGGCACCAACGATTTCAATTGTTGTTGTTTATTTCCTTTTTTGTAGTCCGCAGACTTAGTTACAGTTTCGGTAGAAACAAATCCACTTCCAAAACATTTTTTACAATTACTATTTAAGCCTTGACAAGAACAAATTTCAGATCTCATTTTTTTTTATTTAAAACGTATATATTTCGTTTGTAAAAGTAATACAATTCTATATCAAAATAGTTTAAAATGTTCTTGTAATTATCCTACACTGTAAAGTCAGTGTTTCATTATTTTGAAAACTCTCTTTATAAAATATGGTTCACCATTTTAGATTGTAGATTTAGATATCGAAAAATACCCTTATTGGGTATAATATCGCTACAACTGCCCTAAACTATACTCTATGAGGTATAATCTAGTAAATTTTAACTGTAAATACTGTATAGCACACTTTCATGACATTATACAAAAAAAGCGTTGTAGTGTTTACTACAACGCTTTGGGTAATTTGATTTAGCAAAACAAAATATCTTAAATCAACTGACTTACAACTGGTTATATAAAAAAAGAAAGTAATATGTCTTTTCCAAAATTTCTTTCCCTTACATGGTAAAACATTTTTAATAACAAAGGTCAAAAAAGCAAATCACTTTATCAATTCTGAGTTTTTAATCGATTTAATAAAAGGTGTGTAAAATAGGCCTTAGAGCACTCTTTTGTAATCATATTATAATTATTTGTATACTTGATAATAAAGATTATTATCAAGTATATTAATATTAACTCTGGTGATGTATTTCTTATATAACACTATTTCACTTATATCCTCTGTATAGAATTTTGCTTTTTTATAAGCATACTGATTCATGTGATTTACAAATTACTCAAAAAACAGCACATTATCGCATTAGATAACTACTTTTAACTCTTCTTAAATGATTGAAATAACAACTCTTCTATACTGTGTTATATCATCAAAGTCAAACTCTGAATTTCTCTTTTTACCATACCATATCTGTTCAATATTATTTAAAGAAATAGTTTGTGAATTAAAAAGATTAACTACACTATCAACACGTTCTTTAGAAATCTTATCGTTAACAATGTCCTCACCAAGATCACAAGTAAATCCTTCTATTAAGATTCTTGATTCTTGATTAGTATTTTTATAGATTTCTATATATTGACTAACTAATTGTTGCGACTTTTCACTCATTAACGCAGAATTAATATCAAAAGTAATTTGAATTGCAGGAATTTCAATATAATCTAAATTTCCTTCTTTTGACAATTCTACTTGCTTTTGATACAAAGCTAATAAAGACTCTTGATTATCAATAGTACCTCCAATAATTTTTTTATCGAAACTTCTCATCGAAACTTTTGATAAATCAAATTCTACTTGTCCTTGAGTTTCAATAGTAACTTCTTGCTCTAAAACATTATTATTGTACCCAATGATATTTTGATTGGTAGCATAATACCAACTTACTCCACCTCCAATAACTAATATAGCAACTAAACCTGTAATTATTTTTAAATTTCGTTTTTTTGAACATCCTTTACACACGTTACCTCTCATTACCTTGATACTTTGTCCGCATTTCTTACAATTGTTTTCCATAAAATAAATTATTTAAATAATAAATTAAGTATTGACCTTTTTTTTATTCGACATTTTTTAAAATCAAGTCCTTTAAAATTATTGTCATCATATATATTTTTAAAATGCTCATTAACAAATACAACTGAAGAAATTTCAGATACTCTGAACATTAAAGATACTTCAGCTCTTGGATAAAACACAAATTCGTGTATCCACATTATACTTTTATCTGAAAAATAATCAACTCTAGATTTGGCAATATTTACTAAGTGATCATATTTTTTTAAAATATTTAAAACATAATAGCTTTTATCCTCAATCAGAATAGGCAAATATTCAATATCTTCTGAAGAAAATTCTTTCATAAAAGCATCAATAATTTTTGATTTACATATAGGAATGTAACCTAATAATAATATAAAATCCTTTTCTTTAGAATCTTCAGATTCCTCATCTTTATACCACTTACAATTTGCTACATTCCAATTAAAGAATAATGGCTGTCCATATGAGGATAACAATTTATTTTTAATATCCACTTGATTAAAAATAACATCCAATGTATCTTCTTCTTCTTTTTTCAACAAATAAATCATACTACCTCGTTTTAGAAGCTATTATAGAATTAAACACTGTATTGACATAATGTTTTTCATTGGACAACAATTGAATTTGGCCACCAATTAAATCTTTTTTCACACGATCTAACACTTCAAAACACGCTTGTGTGTTACATCCCTTTCTATCCTTCATGTTCTTTAAACGCTTATACACCTCGTCATCATAACTATTTTTATGATTTCCATGTAAACTTCCTAAAAATTTACTCTCCGTGTGCATTGGCAAGAAGACGCCATTAAGAGGATGATTAATATCAATTCCACAGCATTCGAGAATTTTTCTTGACTCTAAAGCATTAGGTTTATTTCCAGAAACCACATGATGTGCTTCTGCTCTTTTTAATTTCATATTCTTACTACTACGTGCTTCGAAATTGATTGCTTTTTTTTGTGAAGAAGTCATAGTCTGATACATATTTCTCCTTAGAATAGCCCCACTAGGCTCTTTTCCAAATTCCAAAGGAACTGTTTTTTTTTCCAAAAATCTATTATATTTGTTTATAGTTAACATCTGAACCTTTGGAGCTTTTACTCTATTTAAAAAAATTGAAGCTCTTGAGTCTTGAAGATTTTTTACAAATAATCCTGTTTGATCTCTTGTAATTTTTACTGTTTTTCCAAGAATTTTATTTTTTGTAATTACAAAACTCGCTACTCTCGATGCTTTGCTAATAGAGTTACTAAACATGATTACACTTGCTCTTTTAGTAAATTTACTTACTGCTTTAGGCGTCGCCATTAAAGCTAAATCAATTGCTACCTTTTTAGCAGTTTCTGCAATCTCTTCGTTTGACACCTCTACACCATTTTCTCTAGCCTCTAAAACATCAACTGTCTGAGAAGCAACATTTAACGAGATATCAACTGCTATAATTGCTATATTTGCCATTTTTGCAGCTGTTTGCAATGGTGGAATAGGTATAAATGAAACAGCAATCAAAACCGTAGAAGTGTAAGAAACAGCTTTATCCCAAACAGCTTTATGCCGTTTATAAAATTCATTTGCTTTAGATGCAATGGAAAGAACTTTATTACTATTTGTAATTCTATCTTGCTCACTAGACCAACGACCATTTTCTGTAGGTAATCCATTAACTAGATCGCCTTCATATAGATCTCCATTACTAAACAATACACTTGCTTTGTCTGGAAATGAATTTAATTTATCCCAATGACCAGTGATAGCAATTTTTTGGCCATCAATTTGCAATATTAAAGTTCCCTCTCCATTTATTCTCCCATTTACAAACTCTCCTTCATAAATACTATTATCGTTATAGTAAAACTTACCCAAACCATTCATTTGATTTTCAACAAACTCCCCTTCATAAACATTTCCATTCTCAAACTTATAAATACCGCTTCCATGCATCTTATTTTCGATAAAATGCCCTATATAACCATCCCCATTCTTATGAGTAACGCTACCTTTTCCATTCATCCATCCTTCATCCCAATCACCAGCATAAACAAACTCCTTAGATTTGTAAATACCATTACCATGATTTCTATTCTCTAACCAATTTCCTTCATAAGAATCTCCATTACTATATACGTAAATCCCTTCTCCATTAAATTCATCATTTTTCCACTGCCCACTATAACTATCTCCATTGCTAAAATTAACATGTCCTTCTCCTTCTTTTTTTCCTTCATACCACCCACCTGAATAAGCAGTTAAATCATTATACATAATAAATCCTAAACCACTCGGTTTATTATCTAACCACTCTCCTTCATATAGGTAAATATCATTTTTATATAATCCAAAACCACTAAGTATTCCTCTCTCCCAATTACCTACAATACTATCACGTTGAGAAACCAAAGCTCCTTCTCCATCCCAAAGACTTTCTTTCCAGGAACCATAGTACTTCCCTCCATTCTTATACAGCATTTCTCCATAACCATCAGCTTTTCCATTAACCATTTCTCCATAATAAACTCCTAAGTCATTTTCAATTCCAGAATCATTTAAAATCATTTTCCCAAATTCCCAAATTCCTCTTTGTTCAACTCCTTGTTTATTAAACATAATACCTTTACCATGCATTTGATTATTTACCCATGCTCCTTTGTAATAAATTTTCCCGTTTTTTAACCAAGTTAGATCTCCTTCTGCCTTACTGTTTTTAAAATGACCAATTCTTATATCACCAGTTTTCTGAATAAGTACACCGAATCCTGAAAAATAATTATCTTCAACATTTCCAATATAATCATCCCCATTTGGTAAATTAATCACCTGTTTCTCGTCAATACTTCCATAATAAGCATTAACTTTTTCTTTACTTAATAACACCTTATTTTTATAAACCGAAAGCTCTCCCATGCCATGAACTAAATTTTCCACAGATTCTCCATCCCATGAAAAACTTAATTCATTACTATTATCAAAATACCTTACATACAAATGTTCTTCAGTCATTTGCCAATAACCTCTTTCTTTATTTGTGCAGGATAAACAGATAGCACTTAAAAAGAAAAAAACGAAATAATTCAAATATTTACCCACGTTATAAAATTTAACTTTTTAAAAATAGTTCCTTCATTTAAAAAAAAAGTGAAAAATTTAGTGAATACAGCTATTTATTTAGTCAATGAAACATAAACATCTTGCTTCCTGTGTAAATCACTTCTCTACCTATATAGATCTAATTCGATTTGATTTGAAATAATTAAATTTTCATACTATTTATACCACACTTTCATCACATTTCACAAAAAAAGCGTTGTAGTGTGTACTACGACGCTTTTTAATGTATTGATTTTTAGTGTTTTATTTACCGATACAATATCTTAAATACATTGATTTACAAGGGGTTGTAAGGATTGTGTGATGCAGATGCGGTGAAAATGTGATAGGTGTTATAAAAATGTTATTTTTGTTTAAAATTTAATTTATAAAAAGATGGTAGAACAATTAAATATTCCTTTAAGCGAAAATACTAAGTTTATAATCGGTACAGGTATAGCATTAGTACCAATTATTATTGGAATTTACAAATATATAAAAAACAAAGGTAAGGACAGTAGTACTAGTAATGATAACAATAATACTCTTACAGTTAATAACTACTTAAATACAAA contains these protein-coding regions:
- a CDS encoding ThiF family adenylyltransferase yields the protein MTKVNIKDIYYINPSVDVYKIGEDVLEFYFINTKRRVAISVTPLVFDLISTFNKKYSLEEVCERNNIILDEDIISFILYLKEERLIFSLNEKSKNKFLISEIDKERYDRQLLYFDSISELSSFQVQKNIQEQVVLIFGVGAIGSGIAIQLAMAGVRNFIFVDKDYLTQDSISRHFYFDEKDIGKDKVDALSSYLYQIDSSVNCKAVKMILDYDTDISDLIQESKFVINTMDEPYIGITSLKIGRECFRYDIPLYVTGGFDAHLMSTGELIIPGKTPCVDCYTHYFTGALKNWKPIYNSEIVTKKQTDIDNFEVGGIASMSLFSISYAVLKVLDFFIKKDNSMEYGRGELLFNEELEIKYLEINRNPKCLICGNK
- a CDS encoding OmpA family protein, giving the protein MENNCKKCGQSIKVMRGNVCKGCSKKRNLKIITGLVAILVIGGGVSWYYATNQNIIGYNNNVLEQEVTIETQGQVEFDLSKVSMRSFDKKIIGGTIDNQESLLALYQKQVELSKEGNLDYIEIPAIQITFDINSALMSEKSQQLVSQYIEIYKNTNQESRILIEGFTCDLGEDIVNDKISKERVDSVVNLFNSQTISLNNIEQIWYGKKRNSEFDFDDITQYRRVVISII
- a CDS encoding AHH domain-containing protein — protein: MTEEHLYVRYFDNSNELSFSWDGESVENLVHGMGELSVYKNKVLLSKEKVNAYYGSIDEKQVINLPNGDDYIGNVEDNYFSGFGVLIQKTGDIRIGHFKNSKAEGDLTWLKNGKIYYKGAWVNNQMHGKGIMFNKQGVEQRGIWEFGKMILNDSGIENDLGVYYGEMVNGKADGYGEMLYKNGGKYYGSWKESLWDGEGALVSQRDSIVGNWERGILSGFGLYKNDIYLYEGEWLDNKPSGLGFIMYNDLTAYSGGWYEGKKEGEGHVNFSNGDSYSGQWKNDEFNGEGIYVYSNGDSYEGNWLENRNHGNGIYKSKEFVYAGDWDEGWMNGKGSVTHKNGDGYIGHFIENKMHGSGIYKFENGNVYEGEFVENQMNGLGKFYYNDNSIYEGEFVNGRINGEGTLILQIDGQKIAITGHWDKLNSFPDKASVLFSNGDLYEGDLVNGLPTENGRWSSEQDRITNSNKVLSIASKANEFYKRHKAVWDKAVSYTSTVLIAVSFIPIPPLQTAAKMANIAIIAVDISLNVASQTVDVLEARENGVEVSNEEIAETAKKVAIDLALMATPKAVSKFTKRASVIMFSNSISKASRVASFVITKNKILGKTVKITRDQTGLFVKNLQDSRASIFLNRVKAPKVQMLTINKYNRFLEKKTVPLEFGKEPSGAILRRNMYQTMTSSQKKAINFEARSSKNMKLKRAEAHHVVSGNKPNALESRKILECCGIDINHPLNGVFLPMHTESKFLGSLHGNHKNSYDDEVYKRLKNMKDRKGCNTQACFEVLDRVKKDLIGGQIQLLSNEKHYVNTVFNSIIASKTR